From Toxorhynchites rutilus septentrionalis strain SRP chromosome 2, ASM2978413v1, whole genome shotgun sequence, a single genomic window includes:
- the LOC129766930 gene encoding uncharacterized protein LOC129766930, translated as MEEAEITLECFLKFVESRSFALQSTQPAKPKTSVPFKEPSKPQPQSRGATAFVATNPPFCNVCSKQNHHLYQCGKFLHMSHNERLSHVNRKKLCNNCLKVHPGESCKSGTCRKCGLPHHTLLYPASSSASPPSFPTSSVTAQANPGTSAQSLISALDSPSCLDTSNVLLATVAINVLDVHGRPHACRAVLDCASQVSFISESFCKQLGLKTIAADMDLEGTSSTLAHADKCAEIIISFRCSDYRTSVSCVVLEKITRMLPGKPANIDDWSMPGSIHLADSLFHRPGKVEVLLGIELSFQLLEPGKIAISADGSLPTLQNTKLGWVVAGRYQEPNTSRGSQVSTCLFASTEDDLSQQLRKFWELEEYAVASKHLTEEEQRCEQHFAEHTYRNESGKFVVRLPFLHDPNQLGESRQIAEKRFHHIEKKLDRNPQLKSEYHAFMREYIDLGHMSLVDDTSTSNKSVYLPHHCVVKTTSSTTKYRVVVDASAKTTSGLSLNDVLMCGPVIQDSLVNILIRFCFPPIVLAGDAKQMYRMVWLNELDRDFLKVLWRWTKDETLREYRLNTVTFGNKSASYLATKCVDQLLDSYQQIYPVAVGKAKKGIYVDDVLTGAESEEEAKELREQLTEIFAAGGFHLRKWASNSEAVLEGVPEADLEVKIPIEENGSIKALGMQWQPCSDEFHFSYQQTEILQPTKRIILSQIASLFDPLGLLSPIIVKAKLVMQRM; from the coding sequence ATGGAAGAGGCAGAAATTACGCTGGAGTGTTTCCTGAAATTCGTCGAGTCACGCAGTTTTGCTCTTCAATCAACACAACCAGCCAAGCCGAAAACTAGTGTACCCTTCAAAGAACCTTCAAAGCCTCAGCCTCAATCGAGAGGTGCCACCGCATTCGTCGCCACGAACCCTCCGTTCTGCAACGTGTGCAGCAAACAAAACCACCATCTTTACCAATGTGGAAAGTTCCTTCATATGAGCCACAACGAACGACTCTCGCACGTCAACAGGAAAAAACTGTGCAATAATTGCCTGAAAGTACACCCCGGTGAGAGCTGTAAATCAGGTACGTGTAGGAAATGTGGCTTACCTCACCACACCTTGCTATACCCGGCGTCGTCATCAGCAAGCCCACCATCATTCCCAACATCTTCAGTCACGGCCCAGGCAAATCCAGGGACATCAGCTCAGTCCTTGATTTCGGCCCTCGACTCACCATCCTGCCTCGATACATCCAACGTTCTGCTTGCAACCGTCGCCATCAACGTCTTGGATGTTCACGGACGCCCACACGCCTGCCGTGCCGTATTGGATTGCGCGTCCCAAGTCAGTTTCATTAGTGAAAGCTTCTGTAAACAACTTGGTCTCAAAACGATAGCAGCCGACATGGATCTCGAAGGCACTTCTTCCACTCTCGCGCACGCTGACAAGTGTGCCGAAATCATCATCTCCTTTCGTTGCTCGGATTACCGCACCTCTGTATCATGCGTGGTATTGGAAAAAATCACCAGAATGTTGCCCGGCAAACCGGCGAATATCGACGATTGGTCTATGCCTGGATCGATACACCTAGCCGATTCCCTCTTCCACCGCCCGGGTAAGGTAGAAGTATTACTGGGTATCGAACTTTCCTTTCAACTTCTCGAGCCTGGCAAAATTGCTATCAGTGCCGACGGCAGCTTACCAACACTGCAAAACACCAAACTCGGCTGGGTGGTTGCTGGTCGTTATCAAGAGCCGAACACATCGAGAGGTTCTCAAGTGTCGACTTGTCTATTTGCTTCTACCGAAGACGATCTCTCTCAGCAGCTACGCAAGTTCTGGGAACTCGAGGAGTATGCCGTCGCATCTAAACATCTCACCGAAGAAGAGCAACGATGCGAACAACACTTTGCAGAACACACCTACCGAAATGAATCGGGCAAGTTTGTTGTCCGTCTTCCTTTCTTGCACGATCCCAACCAGCTAGGGGAGTCGAGGCAAATTGCGGAAAAAAGATTCCACCACATCGAGAAAAAACTTGACCGCAACCCACAACTCAAAAGTGAGTACCACGCGTTCATGCGTGAGTACATCGATCTCGGCCACATGTCTCTCGTTGATGATACTTCTACATCCAACAAATCGGTGTATCTCCCACACCACTGCGTGGTCAAAACAACGAGCTCAACTACTAAATATCGAGTCGTTGTAGATGCGTCTGCAAAGACCACCAGCGGTCTCTCTTTGAACGATGTACTTATGTGTGGCCCAGTTATTCAAGATTCGTTGGTTAATATTTTGATCAGATTCTGCTTCCCACCAATCGTACTCGCTGGTGATGCAAAGCAAATGTATCGAATGGTCTGGCTAAACGAACTCGATCGTGactttctcaaagttttgtggAGATGGACTAAGGACGAGACTTTGAGGGAGTATCGTCTAAATACAGTCACCTTTGGGAATAAAAGCGCTTCTTACTTAGCCACGAAATGCGTCGATCAACTCCTCGATTCCTACCAGCAAATATATCCAGTGGCTGTTGGCAAGGCGAAGAAGGGCATCTACGTCGATGACGTCCTTACCGGTGCAGAGTCCGAAGAAGAAGCCAAAGAACTACGAGAGCAGCTCACCGAAATATTTGCAGCCGGTGGATTCCACCTGCGGAAATGGGCCTCGAACAGCGAAGCAGTCTTGGAAGGCGTTCCCGAAGCTGACTTGGAGGTGAAAATTCCCATCGAGGAGAACGGAAGCATCAAGGCGCTCGGAATGCAATGGCAGCCGTGCAGTGACGAGTTCCACTTCTCTTATCAACAAACCGAGATCCTTCAGCCCACAAAACGCATCATCTTGTCGCAAATCGCCAGCCTATTTGATCCGCTTGGCCTTCTATCACCAATCATCGTTAAGGCAAAGCTGGTGATGCAACGCATGTAG
- the LOC129766931 gene encoding uncharacterized protein LOC129766931, translating to MDSESSTITDDLDTDEQRQIEREQRVTAMTCIAVYENRFMDEMMKRFYPNLKLLLRTTARMLRFRYPEFRNFSRLSSDELDYALQKYVQHIQQQHFSGDLSRLQRGLSVTRSSPLHQLKPFLDENGVARVGGRLQQSDFSYDNKHPILLHRHSILTSLILLHEHQEHLHCGPQSLLAACRTRFWILRGISAARKVCRDCVICSRALPARITQQMGQYPVDRLKPFPPFTITGVDYAGPVNLVGRRRRGAVPSKGYIALFVCFGTRAVHLEAVSDLSASAFLAAFTRFTSRYGVPSKMYSDNATNLRAAAKKLRELYQQIDITEHSDEVNDFLTNKRVQWLFIPARSPHHGGLWEAGIKVAKGFLSKTGGNYIYTFEELSTLLAQVAACMNSRPICALSDNPSDPQPLTPAHFLIGRPLDALPEVNHLEQQMSALSRWNYVQRLAQDFRARWQSEYVLSLQRMAKWQASSPNVAVGDFILLVDDHEKPQQWPLGRILELFPGSDGLVRLVSVKAGNNTFRRDVRKLRRFPLDSDEYLPGQNGSEIPTRNLVGGLCSHQNERRYPTRSSSRRNGLCPPTKE from the coding sequence ATGGACAGTGAATCATCAACTATAACCGACGATCTCGACACTGATGAACAACGACAAATAGAAAGGGAGCAGCGAGTTACTGCAATGACATGCATCGCAGTGTACGAAAATCGATTTATGGACGAAATGATGAAAAGATTTTATCCTAATCTGAAGCTACTATTGCGTACGACCGCCCGAATGCTTCGTTTTAGGTACCCTGAGTTCCGGAACTTCTCTCGACTCTCTTCAGATGAACTCGACTACGCTCTGCAAAAGTATGTGCAACACATACAGCAACAACATTTCTCCGGAGATCTCAGTCGATTACAACGAGGTCTCAGCGTTACTCGAAGCAGTCCGTTACACCAACTCAAACCGTTTCTTGACGAAAACGGTGTCGCCAGGGTGGGCGGAAGGCTACAGCAATCGGATTTTAGCTACGACAACAAACATCCAATCTTGCTGCATCGACATTCAATCTTGACGTCACTCATCCTGCTACACGAGCACCAAGAGCATCTGCATTGTGGTCCTCAGTCGTTGTTAGCAGCTTGTCGCACACGGTTCTGGATACTGCGAGGTATTAGTGCTGCTCGTAAGGTGTGTCGTGATTGTGTGATCTGCAGTCGAGCCCTGCCAGCACGTATCACTCAACAGATGGGACAGTATCCAgtggaccgtttgaagccatTTCCACCATTTACCATCACTGGTGTTGATTACGCCGGTCCGGTGAACCTTGTAGGACGTCGACGCCGAGGTGCAGTACCATCGAAGGGATACATTGCGCTCTTCGTCTGCTTTGGGACGAGAGCAGTGCATCTGGAGGCAGTCTCGGACctaagtgcatcagcatttctcGCCGCCTTCACACGATTTACTAGTCGGTATGGAGTACCAAGCAAAATGTACTCTGACAACGCTACGAATCTCCGGGCAGCGGCGAAGAAACTTCGAGAACTCTACCAGCAGATCGACATTACCGAACACAGCGATGAGGTCAACGATTTCCTCACCAACAAACGAGTACAATGGCTCTTCATACCCGCTCGATCTCCCCACCACGGCGGGCTATGGGAAGCTGGTATCAAGGTTGCGAAAGGGTTTCTCAGCAAGACTGGAGGTAACTATATTTACACCTTCGAAGAATTAAGCACTCTTCTCGCCCAGGTTGCTGCCTGCATGAATTCTCGTCCAATTTGTGCCCTTTCGGACAACCCTTCCGATCCTCAACCTCTTACACCCGCACACTTCCTAATCGGGCGTCCTCTCGACGCTCTCCCAGAGGTCAACCATCTCGAGCAGCAGATGAGCGCGCTTTCGAGGTGGAACTATGTTCAGCGTCTCGCCCAGGACTTCCGAGCACGATGGCAATCCGAGTATGTGCTGTCGCTCCAAAGGATGGCGAAATGGCAAGCATCGTCCCCCAATGTTGCCGTAGGTGACTTCATACTACTCGTTGACGACCACGAGAAACCGCAGCAATGGCCCTTGGGACGTATTCTGGAGCTTTTCCCCGGGAGCGATGGACTCGTCCGACTTGTCTCGGTTAAAGCGGGCAACAACACCTTCCGCCGAGACGTCAGGAAGCTGCGACGATTCCCTCTCGACAGTGACGAGTACTTGCCAGGACAAAACGGGTCGGAAATTCCTACTCGTAATTTGGTGGGCGGATTATGTTCGCACCAGAATGAGCGACGCTACCCTACTCGCAGCAGCAGTAGAAGAAATGGACTGTGTCCACCAACAAAAGAATAA